A window of Prolixibacter sp. SD074 contains these coding sequences:
- a CDS encoding peptide chain release factor 3: protein MGFKEEIKRRRTFGIVSHPDAGKTTLTEKLLLFGGAIHTAGAVKSNKIKKSATSDFMEIERQRGISVATSVMGFEYEGYKVNILDTPGHQDFQEDTFRTLTAVDSVIIVIDAAKGVEPQTEKLMNVCRMRKTPVIVFINKMDRPTKDSFDLLDEIEEQLKIKVRPLSWPINNGPDFKGVYNIFDKNLKLFNPSITEIEEGINFEDLNSPELENYIGNDADVLREELELVEGVYPEFDAEEYLAGDLAPVFFGSALYNFGVHELLDTFVRIAPHPRPKDAKERDVEPWEEKFTGFVFKIHANIDPNHRSRIAFVKICSGTFQRNTNYKHMRLGKNFKFSSPTAFMASKKEIIEEAYPGDIVGIPDTGHFIIGDTLTEGEDLHFKGIPSFSPEIFRYIENADPMKSKQLNKGVDQLMDEGVAQLFTSQLNGRKIIGTVGALQFEVIEYRLEHEYNAKCRWENLSMYKACWIESDDKEKLADFKKRKHNKMAKDKHGRDVFMADSPFILDMAQRDFPELSFHFQSEF, encoded by the coding sequence ATGGGTTTTAAAGAAGAAATAAAACGCCGCAGGACCTTTGGAATTGTGAGTCACCCTGATGCGGGTAAAACCACATTAACCGAAAAGTTATTGCTTTTCGGGGGTGCCATCCATACGGCCGGAGCAGTGAAAAGCAATAAAATCAAGAAAAGTGCTACTTCTGACTTCATGGAAATTGAACGTCAGAGGGGAATTTCGGTGGCTACCTCGGTAATGGGTTTTGAATACGAAGGCTACAAAGTCAATATTTTGGATACACCCGGTCACCAGGATTTCCAGGAAGACACGTTCCGTACGCTGACTGCAGTCGATAGCGTGATCATCGTAATCGATGCCGCCAAAGGTGTGGAGCCGCAGACCGAAAAGCTGATGAACGTCTGCCGGATGCGCAAAACGCCGGTGATTGTCTTCATCAACAAAATGGACCGCCCGACGAAAGACTCCTTTGACTTGCTGGACGAAATTGAGGAACAGTTGAAAATCAAGGTTCGTCCGTTAAGCTGGCCCATTAACAACGGTCCCGATTTTAAAGGAGTTTACAACATCTTTGATAAAAATCTAAAACTCTTCAATCCCAGTATTACGGAAATCGAAGAAGGTATCAACTTTGAGGATCTCAATTCACCCGAACTGGAAAATTACATCGGGAACGATGCAGATGTGTTGCGCGAAGAGTTGGAGCTGGTAGAAGGCGTATATCCCGAATTCGATGCAGAAGAATATCTTGCCGGAGATTTGGCGCCCGTCTTTTTTGGAAGTGCGTTGTACAACTTCGGTGTACATGAGTTGCTGGACACATTCGTGCGCATTGCGCCACACCCACGCCCGAAAGACGCTAAAGAACGCGACGTTGAACCGTGGGAAGAGAAGTTTACCGGTTTTGTTTTTAAAATTCACGCCAACATTGATCCCAATCACCGAAGCCGGATTGCATTTGTCAAAATTTGCTCCGGTACCTTCCAGCGGAATACCAATTACAAGCACATGCGGTTGGGTAAGAATTTCAAATTCTCCAGTCCGACAGCCTTTATGGCTTCCAAAAAAGAAATTATCGAAGAAGCTTATCCAGGCGATATTGTCGGTATTCCTGATACCGGACATTTTATTATTGGTGATACGCTTACCGAAGGTGAAGACCTGCATTTCAAAGGAATTCCATCATTCTCACCCGAAATTTTCCGTTACATCGAGAATGCTGATCCGATGAAATCCAAACAGCTAAATAAGGGTGTGGACCAGCTGATGGATGAGGGTGTTGCTCAGCTTTTTACCAGCCAATTAAATGGCCGGAAAATAATTGGAACTGTTGGAGCACTTCAGTTTGAAGTAATTGAATACCGGTTAGAACACGAATATAATGCCAAGTGTCGGTGGGAAAATCTTTCGATGTACAAAGCATGCTGGATTGAGAGTGACGACAAAGAGAAACTGGCCGATTTCAAAAAGCGAAAACACAACAAGATGGCCAAGGACAAACACGGACGTGATGTCTTTATGGCCGATTCGCCATTTATACTGGATATGGCACAACGTGATTTTCCGGAGCTAAGCTTCCACTTTCAATCAGAGTTTTAA
- a CDS encoding iron chaperone, producing the protein MKTEAITVDEYLTMIPEDRAQVIARVRSMIQKYFPDIEETMEYGMPTYKPFCAIASQQKYLTFYIFDGRKIEKYRDSFVNASSIGRSCIRYTHPEELPLNVLEEIFEELKS; encoded by the coding sequence ATGAAAACAGAAGCCATTACCGTTGATGAGTATCTGACAATGATTCCCGAAGATCGGGCGCAGGTTATTGCCAGGGTCCGTTCGATGATTCAAAAGTACTTTCCGGATATTGAGGAAACAATGGAGTATGGAATGCCTACATACAAGCCGTTCTGTGCCATTGCCTCACAACAGAAATACCTGACGTTCTATATCTTTGATGGCCGAAAAATTGAAAAATACCGTGACAGTTTTGTCAATGCCAGCAGCATCGGACGAAGTTGCATTCGTTATACCCATCCGGAGGAATTGCCGCTGAATGTGCTGGAAGAAATTTTTGAGGAATTGAAATCGTGA
- a CDS encoding OmpA family protein: MDNHFALAHFALADIYHWEKKTDLEAAHLRAGLAVDSIGYPQGFYFLALLEYQKGVYDTAVVNLKRYFRLSPKKENGARHLLNAAEFAAYAVQHPVPFHPENLGPAINTSENEYWPSLNAEANQLVFTRLISVDSTGQLLRFPQEDFYSSHLDSAGWPVAGPLGKPVNTPDNEGAQCISANGKLLFFTACNRKDGYGSCDIYFAVKRNGKWMKPLNLMSPVNTSGWESQPSVSADGRYLYFAGNRKGGKGKMDIWRAERTSITPSGLPVYGKVTNQEAVNTPGNESSPFIHADGNTLYFASDYWPGLGGKDLFVSRNVGDGLSVPENLGYPINTNEDDDGLIVDVTGRNAYFASKREGYGGRDIFHFILPEELRPDAVSYVAGKVFDAETSKPLAPVVQIINMENDSVYQQSRPDVFDGHFLLCLPAGKDYGLNVETPGYLFYSEHFDLTKSYEKSKPFQLEIALQPVKAGSVTALRNVFFDTDSATLKTESFLQLKQVVTFMEKNPQWVVEIAGHTDNTGTDAHNLALSKQRAQSTVRYLEEKGISGQRLVAKGYGATQPVADNATADGRARNRRTEFRLLKRMEK; encoded by the coding sequence ATGGATAATCACTTTGCTTTGGCTCACTTTGCTTTGGCCGATATTTATCATTGGGAAAAGAAGACAGACTTGGAAGCAGCACATTTAAGGGCTGGTTTGGCGGTTGATTCGATTGGTTACCCGCAGGGATTCTATTTCCTGGCATTGCTGGAATATCAAAAAGGAGTGTACGATACAGCTGTTGTTAACCTAAAACGTTATTTCCGGCTTTCGCCAAAAAAGGAGAATGGTGCAAGGCATTTGCTGAACGCGGCCGAATTTGCTGCTTATGCCGTGCAGCATCCGGTTCCTTTTCATCCAGAGAATCTTGGCCCGGCAATTAATACCAGCGAAAACGAATATTGGCCAAGCCTGAATGCGGAAGCGAATCAATTGGTGTTTACCCGGCTGATTTCCGTCGATTCGACCGGACAGCTGTTGCGTTTTCCCCAGGAAGATTTCTATTCTTCGCATCTGGACAGTGCCGGTTGGCCGGTGGCCGGACCCTTGGGGAAACCGGTGAATACTCCGGATAATGAAGGTGCACAATGCATTTCGGCAAACGGAAAATTATTGTTTTTCACGGCTTGTAACCGGAAGGATGGCTATGGGAGTTGTGATATTTATTTTGCGGTAAAGCGTAACGGCAAATGGATGAAGCCACTCAACCTGATGTCGCCTGTGAATACCAGCGGCTGGGAATCGCAGCCATCCGTTTCAGCCGATGGCCGCTATCTTTATTTTGCCGGTAACCGGAAAGGTGGAAAAGGGAAAATGGATATCTGGCGTGCTGAGCGGACCAGCATCACGCCATCGGGGTTACCAGTTTATGGAAAAGTAACCAATCAGGAAGCGGTTAATACGCCCGGAAATGAATCATCACCGTTTATTCATGCCGATGGTAATACACTCTACTTTGCTTCTGATTACTGGCCCGGTTTGGGTGGGAAGGATTTGTTTGTATCCAGAAATGTAGGAGACGGTTTGTCTGTTCCCGAAAATCTGGGTTACCCAATTAACACGAATGAAGATGATGACGGACTGATTGTGGATGTGACGGGCCGGAATGCTTATTTTGCTTCGAAACGGGAAGGATATGGAGGAAGAGATATTTTTCATTTTATCCTTCCGGAAGAGTTACGGCCTGATGCCGTTAGCTACGTTGCCGGAAAAGTGTTCGATGCGGAAACATCCAAACCACTGGCTCCGGTTGTTCAAATTATTAACATGGAGAATGACAGTGTTTACCAGCAATCCCGGCCTGATGTTTTTGACGGACATTTCCTTTTGTGCCTTCCGGCAGGAAAAGACTATGGACTAAATGTAGAAACTCCCGGCTACCTGTTTTATTCCGAACATTTTGATTTAACAAAGTCCTACGAAAAATCGAAACCATTTCAGTTGGAAATTGCACTTCAGCCAGTGAAAGCCGGAAGTGTAACCGCTTTGCGAAATGTGTTTTTCGATACGGATTCGGCAACGCTAAAAACAGAATCTTTCCTGCAGTTGAAACAGGTTGTCACATTTATGGAGAAGAACCCGCAGTGGGTAGTGGAAATTGCCGGCCATACCGATAATACCGGTACAGACGCTCATAATCTCGCTTTGTCAAAACAACGGGCGCAATCAACCGTTCGTTATTTGGAAGAAAAAGGTATTTCCGGACAGCGTTTGGTTGCCAAGGGTTATGGAGCTACTCAGCCTGTTGCCGACAATGCGACGGCAGATGGGCGGGCCCGTAACCGGAGAACGGAATTTCGTTTACTAAAAAGGATGGAAAAATAA
- a CDS encoding DUF4954 family protein, with protein MDHTNRKLTSEEIEQLEQRHCTAENWNQISVPHDFDIKNLRNVHFYGTNVLGRFDKKIKFFNGIEKPSGIYDASLHNCNVGDNVLIRGVQHLIANYDIEEDVVIKNTNQVVVTGPSTFGNGTMVAVLDEAGGRAIPIYDHLSAHLAYMMTLYRHRRDLQEKLFSWVEKYAESRRSDRGFIGKGTRILNCHSIINVYFGPYAVAEGVHRLENATLNSKMKSPVALGSGVIARNFIVSSGSEISDGAIVENCFIGQGCQLSKQYSAENSLFFANCQGFHGEACSIFAGPYTVTHHKSTLLIAGMFSFLNAGSGSNQSNHMYKLGPIHHGIVQRGSKTASDSYLLWPAKIGPFTLVMGRHYKNSDTSDLPFSYMIENKDESYLMPGINLRSVGTIRDAIKWPRRDKRTDPDILDFINFNLLSPFTIQKMLRGQQVLEDLQNISGRTSQTYSYSSTIIKNSSLQKGWQLYNMGITKFLGNSVITRLKDSGIKTEAEMRQRLTPSTKIGEGEWIDLGGLIAPKREISSLMNQIESGAIEDLTTTWQWFARLHQNYYEYEWTWASHLLEERLGKTISEMTVSDIKGMAERWKESVVSLDRMLYEDARKEFTLKSQTGFGSDGNEETRSRDFEMVRGTFENNQFVREILDHIERKSRLADIMLEQLSQLK; from the coding sequence AACGGAATCGAAAAACCCTCCGGGATTTATGATGCTTCGTTACACAATTGCAACGTTGGAGACAATGTACTTATCCGTGGCGTACAACACCTGATAGCCAATTACGATATCGAGGAAGATGTCGTTATTAAAAATACGAACCAGGTCGTGGTGACCGGGCCTTCCACCTTTGGGAATGGCACCATGGTAGCCGTTCTTGATGAGGCCGGCGGACGCGCCATCCCTATCTACGACCATCTTTCAGCGCATTTGGCATACATGATGACGCTGTACCGCCATCGTCGTGATTTGCAGGAAAAACTGTTCAGTTGGGTGGAGAAGTATGCCGAAAGCCGTCGCTCAGATAGAGGGTTTATTGGAAAAGGGACCAGAATTCTTAATTGCCATTCCATTATCAATGTGTATTTTGGTCCATATGCCGTAGCTGAAGGTGTTCACCGGTTGGAAAATGCCACCTTAAACAGCAAGATGAAATCTCCGGTAGCGCTGGGTTCAGGTGTGATTGCCCGCAATTTTATCGTCAGTTCCGGTTCCGAAATCTCGGATGGTGCCATTGTCGAGAATTGTTTCATTGGACAAGGCTGCCAACTAAGTAAACAGTATTCGGCTGAGAATTCGCTTTTCTTTGCGAATTGCCAGGGCTTTCACGGTGAAGCCTGTTCCATATTTGCAGGACCGTATACCGTGACGCACCATAAATCCACATTGCTGATTGCCGGAATGTTCTCGTTCCTGAATGCCGGTTCCGGTTCCAATCAGAGCAACCATATGTATAAACTGGGCCCGATTCACCACGGCATCGTGCAGCGAGGTTCCAAAACAGCCAGTGATTCCTACCTTCTTTGGCCCGCCAAAATTGGCCCATTCACGCTGGTTATGGGGCGTCACTATAAAAACTCCGACACATCCGATTTGCCCTTCTCTTACATGATAGAAAACAAGGATGAAAGTTACCTGATGCCGGGAATCAACTTACGTAGTGTAGGTACCATTCGCGATGCCATCAAGTGGCCCCGAAGGGACAAGCGGACTGATCCGGATATACTCGATTTCATTAATTTCAACCTGCTCAGTCCGTTTACGATTCAAAAAATGTTACGGGGCCAGCAAGTTCTGGAGGACTTGCAGAATATTTCAGGGAGAACCTCCCAAACCTATTCCTATAGCTCGACCATTATTAAAAATTCATCCCTCCAGAAAGGCTGGCAATTGTATAACATGGGAATCACCAAATTTTTAGGTAATTCCGTAATTACACGACTGAAAGATTCCGGGATAAAGACAGAAGCAGAGATGCGCCAGCGCCTTACCCCCAGCACTAAGATTGGCGAAGGAGAATGGATTGATCTGGGCGGGTTGATTGCACCGAAACGCGAAATTTCTTCACTGATGAATCAGATTGAATCCGGTGCAATCGAAGATCTAACCACGACATGGCAGTGGTTCGCCCGACTTCATCAAAATTACTACGAATACGAATGGACCTGGGCTTCTCACCTTTTGGAAGAAAGACTCGGGAAAACGATTTCAGAAATGACCGTCAGCGATATCAAAGGAATGGCAGAACGTTGGAAAGAAAGTGTCGTTTCGCTCGACCGTATGCTTTATGAAGATGCCAGGAAAGAGTTCACCCTCAAGTCACAAACAGGGTTTGGCTCAGACGGAAATGAAGAAACCCGTTCGCGAGATTTCGAAATGGTCCGGGGAACGTTTGAAAACAATCAGTTTGTCAGGGAAATTCTGGATCATATCGAACGAAAATCCCGTTTGGCCGATATCATGCTCGAACAGTTAAGTCAACTCAAATAA